The following proteins come from a genomic window of Vallitaleaceae bacterium 9-2:
- a CDS encoding HlyD family efflux transporter periplasmic adaptor subunit, which yields MKKKVKIIGILIVVLLGVAYGIYAYFQPMAIEAKVIEPRESEIYFLETGVVVNKQQQYIYPSVTGEIDEIMVEEGMHVKQGDVLMTFDTTAVEQERLAQQIMLAGYEAQMANAEVEIQMQMDTLRGTRQNLVGQINSLTAQMNTKEQKELEDLLVNQSQSQYEQSIEDLKKHQQLYEEGYISQSELEAFEDVVEGYEAAYKEAKAANQSSDDYYTSMRNALYGQIDSIDQTLGRDMLTPTKKYYQSMIDSTKTTLETITTQLEKHTIKAPFDGVISEVMIEDVNRVQGMDYLFLILGEADNHVEVTVNTRDIESIHVGDQVRLKHHLRSGDVEINATIAYIGDSATVERSPLGIEERKVLVKVHPEANNYLKSGFEVDVKFILFSEGNQLIVPMSSIYQVGDKDMVMVIRDGIAVEQEVVLGYELTGEQIVTQGLREKDVVITDLDAKGLKPGIRVKKS from the coding sequence ATGAAGAAAAAAGTAAAAATCATTGGAATTCTTATTGTTGTTTTGTTAGGGGTAGCTTATGGAATTTATGCGTATTTTCAGCCGATGGCTATAGAAGCTAAAGTAATAGAACCGAGAGAGTCAGAGATATATTTTTTAGAAACAGGTGTTGTTGTCAATAAACAACAGCAATATATCTACCCATCTGTTACAGGAGAGATTGATGAGATTATGGTTGAAGAAGGGATGCATGTTAAACAGGGCGATGTCTTAATGACCTTCGACACAACAGCAGTAGAACAAGAACGTCTAGCCCAGCAAATCATGCTAGCTGGCTACGAAGCCCAGATGGCCAATGCAGAAGTTGAGATACAGATGCAGATGGATACATTACGCGGAACGCGTCAAAACTTAGTGGGTCAGATTAACTCATTGACAGCACAGATGAACACAAAGGAGCAAAAAGAACTTGAAGACTTGCTAGTAAATCAAAGCCAATCGCAGTATGAACAAAGTATAGAGGATCTTAAAAAGCATCAGCAGCTTTATGAAGAAGGATATATTTCACAAAGTGAATTGGAAGCATTTGAAGATGTTGTGGAAGGTTATGAAGCGGCTTATAAAGAAGCGAAGGCGGCTAATCAGTCTTCGGATGATTACTATACAAGTATGCGTAACGCCCTTTATGGACAAATCGATAGCATTGATCAAACCCTTGGCAGAGATATGCTTACACCAACAAAAAAGTACTATCAGTCTATGATTGACAGTACCAAGACAACCCTTGAAACAATCACTACACAGCTGGAAAAGCATACAATTAAAGCACCTTTTGATGGGGTGATTAGTGAGGTTATGATTGAAGATGTTAACCGAGTGCAAGGGATGGACTACTTGTTTTTAATTCTTGGAGAAGCGGATAATCATGTTGAAGTAACGGTTAACACACGTGATATAGAGTCTATTCATGTAGGGGACCAAGTGCGTCTTAAGCACCATCTACGCTCAGGGGATGTAGAGATTAACGCAACGATTGCATATATAGGTGATAGTGCGACGGTTGAACGTTCACCTTTAGGTATTGAGGAGAGAAAAGTTCTTGTCAAAGTTCATCCGGAAGCCAATAATTACCTAAAATCAGGTTTTGAAGTGGATGTCAAATTTATTTTGTTTAGCGAGGGTAACCAGCTGATTGTACCCATGAGTTCAATTTATCAAGTGGGAGACAAAGATATGGTGATGGTTATTCGTGATGGTATCGCCGTTGAACAAGAAGTCGTTCTAGGGTATGAACTTACTGGAGAGCAAATTGTTACCCAAGGACTCCGTGAAAAAGATGTAGTCATTACGGATTTAGATGCCAAAGGCTTAAAACCAGGAATCCGTGTAAAAAAATCTTAA
- a CDS encoding amino acid ABC transporter substrate-binding protein, with the protein MVVLVTGCGEKEADTFTVGFDQNFPPMGFVGDDGEFTGFDLELAAEVATRLDRELVLQPISWDAKDMELKSENIDCVWNGFTINGREELYTWTDPYMENAQVFVVRNDSGIKSMADLKDKTVVVQKDSSAEKAIQDNTLLLETFGELIKAADYNMALMDLESGAVDAVAMDEIVARYQLGKREGVFEVMDEDISAEEYGVGFLLGNESLRDDVQEQLVAMAKDGTLKTISEKWFGSDVTTIK; encoded by the coding sequence ATGGTAGTACTTGTTACAGGTTGTGGAGAAAAAGAGGCAGATACCTTTACTGTTGGGTTTGATCAGAACTTTCCACCGATGGGATTTGTTGGTGATGATGGAGAGTTTACAGGCTTTGACTTGGAATTAGCAGCAGAGGTTGCAACGCGATTGGATAGAGAACTTGTTTTGCAACCAATCTCATGGGATGCTAAAGATATGGAGCTTAAGTCAGAGAATATAGACTGTGTATGGAATGGATTTACCATTAATGGACGTGAAGAGTTATATACATGGACAGATCCCTATATGGAAAATGCCCAAGTGTTTGTTGTAAGAAACGATTCAGGAATCAAAAGCATGGCTGATCTAAAAGACAAAACAGTGGTTGTCCAAAAAGATTCAAGTGCGGAAAAAGCAATTCAAGACAATACCTTATTGCTTGAAACATTTGGCGAACTTATTAAAGCAGCAGATTATAACATGGCTTTAATGGATTTAGAATCCGGTGCAGTCGATGCTGTTGCCATGGATGAAATTGTTGCAAGATATCAATTAGGAAAAAGAGAAGGCGTATTTGAAGTGATGGATGAAGACATCTCGGCTGAAGAATACGGAGTAGGATTTTTGTTAGGCAATGAAAGTTTACGTGATGACGTTCAAGAACAGCTTGTTGCTATGGCAAAAGATGGAACACTAAAAACAATATCTGAAAAATGGTTTGGAAGTGACGTTACAACCATTAAATAA
- a CDS encoding amino acid ABC transporter permease, translated as MNLYVLLSELGRGMLISIEIFVLTLIISLPLGLVIAFGRMAKQPVLRIFFKIYISIMRGTPLMLQLMVVYFGPYYLFGISLSRDYRFWAVIIGFGLNYAAYFAEIYRGGIESMPIGQYEAAKLLGYGKAQTFFRIILPQVIKRIIPAITNEVITLVKDTSLAFVISVTEMFTVAKAIASAQANMMPYVAAGIFYYIFNFVVATTMEKIEKKLSYYR; from the coding sequence GTGAATTTATATGTATTATTGTCCGAGCTCGGACGTGGAATGCTAATATCAATTGAGATATTCGTATTAACTTTGATTATTTCGTTACCATTAGGTTTAGTGATTGCCTTTGGACGGATGGCAAAACAACCTGTTCTACGAATTTTCTTTAAAATATATATATCGATTATGCGTGGGACACCACTTATGCTTCAGTTGATGGTTGTATACTTTGGACCCTATTATTTGTTTGGTATCTCCTTATCAAGAGACTATAGGTTTTGGGCTGTAATTATTGGTTTTGGATTAAACTATGCAGCATACTTTGCGGAGATATACAGAGGAGGAATCGAGTCCATGCCCATTGGACAATATGAAGCGGCGAAGCTTCTTGGCTACGGCAAGGCGCAGACTTTCTTTCGTATTATCCTTCCACAAGTGATTAAGCGTATCATCCCTGCAATTACTAATGAGGTGATTACCTTGGTCAAGGATACATCCCTTGCCTTTGTCATCTCAGTAACAGAGATGTTTACAGTGGCAAAAGCTATCGCATCGGCCCAGGCGAATATGATGCCCTATGTGGCAGCAGGAATTTTCTACTATATCTTTAATTTTGTCGTAGCGACAACAATGGAAAAAATCGAAAAGAAATTAAGCTACTATCGATAG
- a CDS encoding amino acid ABC transporter ATP-binding protein produces the protein MILLEMKNIKKQFGDLRVIQDISLTVNEGEVVAIIGPSGSGKSTLLRCATLLETVDDGTITYLGEQVDYSNQEKLRSIHQYFGLVFQNFNLFPHFSVLKNVVDPLIHVQKIEKTKAHAIAGQVLDKMGLKDKEDAYPYQLSGGQQQRVSISRALALNPKILFFDEPTSALDPELTGEVLRVIKDLAKDKMTMVIVTHEMNFAKEVADRIIFMDEGVIVEEGTPEEVFENTKAVRTKAFIRQVGQ, from the coding sequence ATGATTTTACTTGAAATGAAGAATATAAAAAAGCAGTTTGGTGACCTTCGTGTTATTCAAGATATTTCTTTGACCGTAAATGAAGGAGAAGTTGTTGCAATTATCGGTCCATCGGGATCTGGAAAGTCAACGTTATTACGATGTGCGACATTACTGGAAACGGTGGATGATGGAACGATTACTTATCTTGGTGAGCAGGTTGATTATTCGAACCAGGAAAAGCTAAGAAGCATTCATCAATATTTTGGACTTGTGTTTCAGAACTTTAACCTATTTCCACATTTTTCGGTATTAAAAAATGTAGTGGACCCTTTGATTCATGTACAAAAAATAGAAAAAACAAAAGCCCATGCAATTGCTGGGCAAGTTCTTGATAAGATGGGCTTAAAAGATAAGGAAGATGCATATCCGTATCAATTATCAGGAGGTCAGCAACAACGTGTAAGTATCTCAAGAGCACTGGCGCTAAATCCCAAAATTCTTTTTTTTGATGAGCCAACCTCAGCACTTGACCCAGAACTTACAGGTGAAGTGTTGCGTGTTATTAAGGATTTGGCCAAAGACAAGATGACCATGGTAATTGTAACCCATGAAATGAATTTTGCAAAAGAAGTCGCCGATCGGATTATCTTTATGGATGAAGGCGTTATTGTGGAAGAGGGAACTCCCGAAGAAGTCTTTGAAAATACCAAAGCGGTTCGAACCAAAGCGTTTATTCGTCAAGTTGGGC